Proteins encoded in a region of the Psychromicrobium lacuslunae genome:
- a CDS encoding MbtH family protein, which yields MTNNPFDDDSGRFYVLLNAERQYSLWPVFAAVPGGWEIVFGEASRQECLDFTERNWTDMRPAVLQD from the coding sequence ATGACCAACAACCCTTTTGATGATGATTCCGGCCGTTTTTATGTGCTGCTGAACGCCGAGCGGCAATACTCGCTGTGGCCGGTATTCGCTGCCGTTCCGGGAGGCTGGGAGATTGTTTTTGGTGAAGCTTCGCGGCAGGAATGCCTTGATTTCACCGAACGCAACTGGACAGACATGCGTCCTGCGGTTTTGCAGGACTAA